Sequence from the Hamadaea flava genome:
GCCGCGGCGTCGTGGTCGATCAGCCCGTCCTCGGTCATCCGGGCCAGCTCCGGATAGATCTGGCTCTGCTGAGCGGTCCAGTAATAGCCGATCGGACGGCGCATCCGCTGCACGATCTCGTAGCCCGTCAACGGGCCGGCGTGCAGGGTGCACAGGAGGGCGTAGCGCAACGTGCTCACATCTGCTATTTCAACAGAGACATAGTTTATGTCACTTCTGACATAGTCACCTCTCGGCAAGCAGGGAGCTGCGATGAGAACCATCCGAGCCACGGGCGCTGCGTTGGGCGTACTCATGGTGATGGCGGCATGCGACGCGAAACCCGAGGCCGCGCCACCGAGCCCGACTCCCACGGTGGCCGCGTCGAGTGCGAGCCCGAGTCCACGGGTGCCCGACGTCCCGCGCGGCGGCGACCAGACGATCTCGCTGGACGTGGGCGGGCAGGCGCGGACGGCGCAGGCGCACGCGCCCGCCGGATTCAAGCCGGGGATGCCGCTGGTCGTGGCGTTCCACTACTACCGGTCGGATGTGGACACGCTGCGGCGGATGACCCGGCTGGACACGAAGGCCGATCAGAAGGGGTTCATCGTGGTCTATCCCGAGACCATCATCTCGGGGTTCAACGCGATGGACTGTTGCGGCGACTACGACGACGTCGGGTTCGTCAAGGCGCTGGTCGCCCACATGATCGAGGTCTGGCAGGTCGATCGCCGGCGGGTGTACGCGACCGGCATCTCGAACGGGGCCGACATGACCTTCCGGATGGCTGTCGAGGCACCGGGATTGTTCGCCGCGATCGCGCCCGTCTCGGGCGGCTTCACCGGCTGGCGGGCGACCGACCCCGCGTTCAAGCCGAGCGAGCCGGTCTCCGTGGTGACCTTCATCGGCGGCGCGGACAACGCGGACGTCTTCAACGGCGGACTCGCGAAGTGGCGCTCGCGCGTGCGCTGCACCGCGTCGGCCAAAGGCGTCTACGCCAAGGCGATCACCTGGACCCGTACGCACTGCGCAGACGGCTCGGACGTGGTGGACTACCAGATCGGCGGGATGGAGCATCGCTGGCCGGGCGGCACCGACGTCGGGCTCGGCAGCCCCGAGACCAAGATCAACGCAGTGGACGTGATGTGGGACTTCTTCGTTGCTCACCAGCTGAAATGACGGCCGGGTCCACGGATCAGCAACCGGATCGCGGGCGGTTCGGCGGTTGAGGCCGATCGACCAGCCGGGGCCTGCGACAGGTCTTCACTCCCTATGATCCACGCATGTCACACCCCGGATCCTGGGTTCCGCCGAGCGAACCACATCATGAGCTCGAGCTGTATCCGCAGTCGCAGCCGCCCTGGGGAGCGCAGGCGGGCTGGTTGCCCCAGCCGGTCTGGGGGCCTCCGCCGGTGTCGGACAAGGGAAGGCTTGCGGCGGGCCTCCTGCAACTGCTCCTGCCGCTCGTCGGTATCTGTGGCGTCGGACGCCTCTACGCCGGGCACGTGGGCATCGGGCTGACTCAGTTGCTCGCCGGAATATCGGGCATCGCACTCGGCTGCTGTGGAGTAAGCCTGTCGATGTTCATCGTCCCGCTCGTGCTGCTGCTGATCACCCCCGGCGTGGCACTGTGGTCGATGATCGATGGAGTGATCATTCTGGCCGGCAGCGACTTCCGGGACGGGGCCGGGCGGCCGATGCACTGATGCGGACAGGAAAAGGGGCCTCAGCTGGTGAGCTGAGGCCCCTTTTTCGCAGAGCCGCCTAACGGAATCGAACCGTTGACCTATTCATTACGAGTGAATCGCTCTGCCGACTGAGCTAAGGCGGCAACGGTTGACCAGTGTACGCGATCCTCCGGCGATCTTCCTAACCGGTATCCTCAAGCACGTGACGTCGACCCCGCCCGCCGCCGAACAGCCGGTGAAGCCGCTGGACCCGCCGATGACCCCGCTGGCGATCGGCGGCATCGCGCTGTGGGCGGTGGCCGGAGTGGTGCTGTGGATCGCCGACGCGCCGACCAGTTGGCTGTGGATCTGCGTCGCCGGAGTCATCTCGGGGATTCCCGGCTGGCTGACCATGCGGGTGCACGACCGCAACCGCGCCCGGCGGCTCTCCGCCTGACGGGCGCGCAGCCGGCTTCCTAGACCTCGACCTCTTCGACCGCGCCGTCGTCGTACGCCGTGGGCAGCGCCTCGACCGGGGAACCCGCGTCGACGACCACCTCGGAGTGCGCGCCGCAGCCGTGATCCAGGGAGACGACGCGACCGTCGTCCGGGGCGTACTCGTTGCCGCAGACGCCGAACATCTGCTTCATCGCGCCGCCCATGAGCAGCAGGAAGCCGCACGACACGCAGCGCGCATGCCGGGGCGCGGCCTCGGCGATGGGCGCGTGCGGACCGTGATCCCCGTCATACCAACGCTGGGCGGTCTCCTCGCGGCCTTCCTTGCTCATCATGCGCGGCCGGCCCAGGCCCAGTTCCCAGCTCTCCGCGTCGATCTCGGGATCGTCGGCGAGCAGGTAGCCCGGGACGAGCCGGGTGTCATCGGGCGGAGTCGGGAGCAGGTCTCCGACGCCCAGGTCGCCGGGGCGCAGCCGGTCCTCCCAGGGCAGCCAGCCCGGGGCGAGCAGGGCCTCGTTGCCGGGCAGCAGCACGGTCTCGCAGACCGTGACGAGCTTCGAGCGCGGCGCCCGGGTCACCGTGACGGCCCACTGCCAGCCCCGGTAACCGGGCCGGAGGGACGCGAAGTAGTGCGTGACGAGCCGGTCGGCCTCGGCCACGACACCCTGGTGGGCACCGACCTCATCGCCCGGGACCTCGGTGATCGCGGCGCGGGCGACCTCGACGGCGTCGGCGCAGACCTGATCGAGGCGGGCGGGGCGGGTGGCGGTCCTGGTCACGGGGACATTCTTCCTCATCGGTGCGCAGTCGCGCGAGCGCCCCCGCTTTCCCGCTGCTCTCGGTTCGCCACGCTGGGCGCTGCCGCCCGCTTCGCTGCGGCTGCTGAGGCCGCCGCTGCTGAGTCAGGCGCACGATGCGGCGGCGATAGGCGCACGATGCGGCGGCGATAGGCGCCAGATCACGGATGTGCCTGCGATCTTGGCCGCCGGAAGCATGCATAACCGTGATCCGCATCCGGCCCCGCGCCGCACGGGTCGGCCCTGCGCCGCACTGGGCGGACACGACAAGGCTGCGACCTGGTGGGACAGACGTGACGGGTGCCCTTCTTTATGCCACGATGCGGCCCATGTCGACGACTGCGCAGGAACTGCCGTTCCTGGACCGATACTTCGAGATAAGCGCACGGGGGTCCACCCTCGTCCGTGAACTCCGCGGTGGCCTGGCCACCTTCTTCACGATGGCGTACATCGTGGTCCTCAACCCGCTGATCCTGGGCTCGGCCGAGGACAGCACGGGTGCGAAGCTCTCCATCCCGCAGGTGGCCGCAGCAACGGCGCTGGTGGCCGGCGTGATGACCGTGTTCATGGGGATCTACGGACGGTTCCCGCTCGCCTTGGCGGCCGGCCTCGGCGTCAACGTCATCGTCGCCAAGGACATCGCCTCCCAGATGACCTGGGCCGACGCCATGGGCCTGGTGGTCATCGAGGGCATCCTGATCGGCATCCTGGTGCTGTCCGGGCTGCGTACGGCGATCTTCCATTCGGTTCCGGGCCAGTTGAAGATCGCCATCGGCGTCGGCATCGGGCTCTTCCTGGCGTTGATCGGTTTCGTCGACTCCGGCTTCGTCATGCGGGTTCCGGACGTCGCGGGCACCACCGTTCCGGTGGGCATGGGCTTCAACGGCGTGATCATCACCTGGCCGGGGATGGTCTTCGCGATCGGCCTGCTCGCGACGATCGTGATGCTCGCCCGCAAGGTACGCGGCGCGATCCTGCTCGGCATCGTCGGCACCACGATCCTTGCGATCATCGTCGAGGCGATCGCCAAGGCCGGCCCGTCCGGTCCGGGCGGCAACCCGCACGGCTGGGGCCTGAACGTGCCGAGCTGGCCGGACAAGGTGGTCGGCGTACCGGACCTGAGCCTGCTCGGCAACTTCAACCTGGTCGGCGGGTTCAAAGCGGCCGGCGCGGCGGTCGCCCTCGTCTTCGTCTTCGTGCTGATGCTCAGCGACTTCTTCGACACGATGGGCACCATGGTCGCGGTCGGCGAGGAGGCCGGCCCCGACGGCAAGCTCATCAGCGAAGACGGCATGCCGCCGCGTTCCAAGGAGATCCTGATCGTGGACTCGGTGGCCGCGGCCGCCGGCGGCGCGGCGAGCGTCTCCAGCAACACGTCCTACATCGAGAGCGCCGCGGGTGTCGGCGAGGGCGCGCGGACCGGTCTGGCGAGCGTCGTGACCGGCGTGCTGTTCCTGCTGGCGATGTTCCTGTCGCCGCTGGTGACGGTCGTTCCGTTCGAGGCGGCGGCGACCGCGCTGGTGATCGTGGGCTTCCTGATGATGACCGGCGTACGCCAGATCGACTGGACCGACTACGAGATCGCGATCCCGGCGTTCTTCACGATCATCCTGATGCCGTTCACCTACTCGATCACCAACGGCATCGGCGGCGGCGTGATCACCTTCGTGCTGATCAAGGCGGCGAAGGGCAAGGCGCGTGACGTCCACCCGTTGCTGTGGGGCGTGGCAGCATTGTTCGTGCTGTACTTCCTCCGAGGCGTCATCACCGAGTTGATCTGATCCGGTTCCGTTTCGCCGGCTGGATGCTTGTGGCGGCTCGATGCTTGTGGCGGCTGGATCAGGGGTCCGGGTCGGATCTTCACCCAAGATTCGACCTGGAATCCTGATCCAGCGCTCCGAACGAGAGCAGCCGAGTTGATCAAGGCCGAACGGCGGCGAGCGCGACCCGTCCGGGCGGTACAAGATCAACCGGACGGATCAACATGGTGTTTCACCTCATAAAACGATGTCGTTAGCCAGGCTCATTAGCTAGCCTAATAATCGTGACGGAGTGGCCGATGGTGGCGGAACCTGCAACCGAACTTGCGGTTCGATTGCGTGACGCCATCACGCGGCTCAATCGGCGGGTCCGGCAGGCCCGGCCGGTTGGCGATCTGACGGTGACCCAGCTGTCCGCTCTGACCAGCCTCGAACTGGCCGGTGCCCTGACCCCCCGGGAACTGGCCGACGTGGAACGCGTCCAACCGCCGACGATGACCAAGATCGTCGCGAAGTTGGAGGCCCGTGGCCTGGTGCAGCGTACGCCGCACCCGACGGACAAACGGCAGGTCATCCTGTCGAGCACGGGTCTGGGCCGCGACATCCTCGGGCAGTACGAGCGGGTGCGAGACGAATGGCTGGCAGCCCGCCTGGCTGAATTGACCCCCGATGAACGTGACGTGCTTTCGCACGCCGCCGAGGTGTTGTCCAGGATCGCCCGCAACTAGAGCGCGCATCGCCTGTACGTGGGCCGGCCCGCTTCGTCCGATGTGGATGTCGGCTAGGCGGAGGGCAGCGCTCGTGAAAACCATGTTCCGGTCACTGATGGTGCGGAACTATCGTCTGTTCGCGACCGGTCAGCTGGTGAAGCTGATCGGCTCCTGGATGATGTTCGTCGCGCAGGACTGGCTGGTTCTCTCGCTGTCGGACAACAGCGCCACCGCGCTCGGCATCGTGACCGCTCTCCAGTTCGTACCGGCCGCCCTGCTGACCCTGCCGGGCGGGCGTCTCGCCGACCGCTACGACAAGCGCCTGATCCTGCTGGTCGCCAACAGCTTCTGGACCTTCCTGGCGCTGCTCTTCTCGATCCTGGTGCTGGCCGGCACCGTGCAGATCTGGCACATCTACGTCTTCGCGCTGTTCCTCGGCATCGCCCAGGCCATCGAGACCCCCGTACGTCAGTCCTTCGTCTCGGAACTGGTCGGCTCCCCGTTGCTGCCCAACGCGTTGTCGCTGTCGGCGGCCACGTTCAACTCCGCCCGCATCATCGGCCCGGCGCTGGCCGGCGTCGCGATCGCCGCGTTCGGCACCGGACCGGTCTTCCTCATCGCCGCCGTCAGCTCGCTGTCGCCGCTGCTGGGGTTGGCTCGCATGCGCCCAGGTGACCTCTTCCGTAAGGATCTGGCGTCGAAGGACGAGCGAGCCGACGCGCGCATCCTCGACGGGCTGAAGTACGCCTGGCACCGCGCCGACCTGCGGCTGCCCATGCTGCTCATGGGCGTCATCGGCATGGCCGGGTTCAACTTCCAGCTGACGTTGGCCGCGCTGGCCAAGACCGTGTTCAACACCGGCGCCGCGTCGTTCGG
This genomic interval carries:
- a CDS encoding MarR family winged helix-turn-helix transcriptional regulator gives rise to the protein MVAEPATELAVRLRDAITRLNRRVRQARPVGDLTVTQLSALTSLELAGALTPRELADVERVQPPTMTKIVAKLEARGLVQRTPHPTDKRQVILSSTGLGRDILGQYERVRDEWLAARLAELTPDERDVLSHAAEVLSRIARN
- a CDS encoding DUF3027 domain-containing protein, which gives rise to MRKNVPVTRTATRPARLDQVCADAVEVARAAITEVPGDEVGAHQGVVAEADRLVTHYFASLRPGYRGWQWAVTVTRAPRSKLVTVCETVLLPGNEALLAPGWLPWEDRLRPGDLGVGDLLPTPPDDTRLVPGYLLADDPEIDAESWELGLGRPRMMSKEGREETAQRWYDGDHGPHAPIAEAAPRHARCVSCGFLLLMGGAMKQMFGVCGNEYAPDDGRVVSLDHGCGAHSEVVVDAGSPVEALPTAYDDGAVEEVEV
- a CDS encoding NCS2 family permease, which produces MSTTAQELPFLDRYFEISARGSTLVRELRGGLATFFTMAYIVVLNPLILGSAEDSTGAKLSIPQVAAATALVAGVMTVFMGIYGRFPLALAAGLGVNVIVAKDIASQMTWADAMGLVVIEGILIGILVLSGLRTAIFHSVPGQLKIAIGVGIGLFLALIGFVDSGFVMRVPDVAGTTVPVGMGFNGVIITWPGMVFAIGLLATIVMLARKVRGAILLGIVGTTILAIIVEAIAKAGPSGPGGNPHGWGLNVPSWPDKVVGVPDLSLLGNFNLVGGFKAAGAAVALVFVFVLMLSDFFDTMGTMVAVGEEAGPDGKLISEDGMPPRSKEILIVDSVAAAAGGAASVSSNTSYIESAAGVGEGARTGLASVVTGVLFLLAMFLSPLVTVVPFEAAATALVIVGFLMMTGVRQIDWTDYEIAIPAFFTIILMPFTYSITNGIGGGVITFVLIKAAKGKARDVHPLLWGVAALFVLYFLRGVITELI
- a CDS encoding MFS transporter codes for the protein MSARRRAALVKTMFRSLMVRNYRLFATGQLVKLIGSWMMFVAQDWLVLSLSDNSATALGIVTALQFVPAALLTLPGGRLADRYDKRLILLVANSFWTFLALLFSILVLAGTVQIWHIYVFALFLGIAQAIETPVRQSFVSELVGSPLLPNALSLSAATFNSARIIGPALAGVAIAAFGTGPVFLIAAVSSLSPLLGLARMRPGDLFRKDLASKDERADARILDGLKYAWHRADLRLPMLLMGVIGMAGFNFQLTLAALAKTVFNTGAASFGLFTTALAVGALGGALAGTFRKGRPSVYLMLTAAITFSALELFVGLVPAYWGVILLLVPTGFFMVFFAQSANQRVQLGTEAAYRGRVMALYVLVFLGTTPISSPAIGWAAEHLGAGTSIWLGGAVSLIAALVALAWQLRHAGERLQLTVRPVPKLTVSTARG
- a CDS encoding PHB depolymerase family esterase, whose translation is MRTIRATGAALGVLMVMAACDAKPEAAPPSPTPTVAASSASPSPRVPDVPRGGDQTISLDVGGQARTAQAHAPAGFKPGMPLVVAFHYYRSDVDTLRRMTRLDTKADQKGFIVVYPETIISGFNAMDCCGDYDDVGFVKALVAHMIEVWQVDRRRVYATGISNGADMTFRMAVEAPGLFAAIAPVSGGFTGWRATDPAFKPSEPVSVVTFIGGADNADVFNGGLAKWRSRVRCTASAKGVYAKAITWTRTHCADGSDVVDYQIGGMEHRWPGGTDVGLGSPETKINAVDVMWDFFVAHQLK
- a CDS encoding DUF2530 domain-containing protein, encoding MTSTPPAAEQPVKPLDPPMTPLAIGGIALWAVAGVVLWIADAPTSWLWICVAGVISGIPGWLTMRVHDRNRARRLSA